A window of Acidobacteriota bacterium contains these coding sequences:
- a CDS encoding response regulator produces MRSIEQHLNNLTITTRATEIFNEAQQAIFKRTDRMFAVLMALQWVAAIIAACLISPKTWIAALGQIQLSIWAAVIGGGLLSLVPIALAIFQPGKGLTRYVIAITQMLMAALLIYISGGRIETHFHIFGSLAFLSFYRDWRVLIPATMVIAFDHILRGHYFPQSVYGVTGTHEWRWMEHAGWVLFEDIFLFIAIKKSVSEMWDISRRNAEIENLNINLEYRVSERTVQLIDINFELEKEVAERIHAQEEMQKAKEAAEAATRAKSEFLANMSHEIRTPMNAVIGMTGLLLDTPLTSEQREFVETIRTGGDSLMTVINDILSFSKIEAGQLELENQPFFLSDCIEEAFDLISQKAAEKELDLAYVLEPQVPEAIIGDVTRLRQIFVNLLNNAVKFTHSGEIVATISAEKTAENRYEIIVMIKDTGIGIPHDKMDKLFRSFSQVDASTTRQYGGTGLGLAISKRLCEIMGGRMWVESAVGRGSTFYFTIKAEAARRHRHIHPPGMLAQLDGKRLLVVDDNFTNRKILLQQSQSWGMNPTAVASAKEALQLLASGATFDLAILDMHMPEMDGETLAWEIRKQFSSQTFPLVLLSSGYYPRKSDKAGHTLFSALLTKPIKPSQLYDILVDTLAKQFTRTAKVIESPTIDRTLGERIPLRILLAEDNMVNQKVAIRMLERLGYRADAVSTGKEVIEALRRQPYDVVLMDVHMPEMDGLEATKQIREQWMKEQQPRIIALTADAMEDDKEVCLRAGMDDYINKPVKIDQLQNALERCGQFATQTAPSGLRGEQPKLSSHPAEIHPL; encoded by the coding sequence ATGCGATCAATAGAACAACATTTAAATAACCTCACCATTACTACGCGAGCGACTGAAATATTTAATGAAGCTCAGCAGGCAATATTCAAACGTACGGATCGAATGTTTGCTGTATTGATGGCGCTTCAGTGGGTTGCGGCAATCATTGCCGCTTGCCTTATTTCGCCGAAAACCTGGATAGCTGCGCTGGGTCAGATTCAACTGAGCATCTGGGCAGCAGTGATTGGCGGCGGGCTGCTCAGTCTCGTGCCTATTGCGCTGGCAATTTTCCAACCCGGCAAAGGATTGACGCGCTATGTCATTGCGATTACCCAAATGTTGATGGCGGCGTTACTCATATATATCTCAGGCGGACGCATCGAAACCCATTTCCACATTTTCGGTTCGCTGGCATTTTTATCTTTTTACAGGGACTGGCGGGTGTTGATTCCGGCAACCATGGTGATTGCTTTTGACCATATTTTACGCGGTCATTATTTCCCGCAATCGGTTTACGGCGTGACCGGCACCCATGAATGGCGTTGGATGGAGCACGCCGGATGGGTGCTGTTTGAAGATATTTTTCTGTTTATTGCAATTAAAAAAAGTGTCAGCGAGATGTGGGATATTTCCCGGCGAAATGCGGAAATTGAAAATCTCAATATCAATCTCGAATATCGGGTGTCGGAACGCACTGTCCAACTGATAGATATTAATTTTGAACTTGAAAAAGAGGTAGCCGAACGCATCCACGCTCAGGAAGAGATGCAGAAAGCCAAAGAGGCTGCCGAAGCCGCGACCCGCGCCAAGAGCGAATTTCTTGCCAATATGAGTCACGAAATCCGCACCCCAATGAATGCGGTAATTGGTATGACCGGATTGTTGCTGGATACCCCCTTGACCAGTGAACAACGCGAATTTGTTGAAACCATCCGCACGGGCGGCGATTCCTTAATGACGGTCATTAACGACATCCTCAGCTTTTCAAAAATCGAAGCGGGACAACTCGAACTCGAAAACCAACCTTTCTTTTTGAGCGATTGCATTGAAGAGGCTTTCGACCTGATTAGTCAAAAAGCTGCGGAAAAAGAGTTAGACCTCGCCTATGTGCTTGAACCACAAGTTCCCGAAGCCATCATCGGCGATGTCACCAGACTTAGACAAATTTTCGTCAATCTATTGAATAACGCCGTGAAATTTACCCATTCAGGCGAAATTGTGGCGACCATTTCCGCCGAAAAAACTGCCGAAAACCGTTATGAAATTATTGTGATGATTAAAGACACAGGCATCGGCATTCCCCACGATAAAATGGATAAGTTATTCCGTTCGTTCAGTCAGGTGGATGCTTCAACCACGCGCCAATATGGCGGTACAGGGTTGGGGCTTGCCATCAGTAAACGACTCTGCGAAATCATGGGCGGCAGAATGTGGGTCGAAAGCGCGGTCGGCAGGGGTTCAACGTTTTACTTTACGATTAAAGCCGAAGCTGCCAGACGCCATCGTCACATTCATCCGCCGGGAATGCTGGCGCAGCTTGACGGCAAACGGTTGTTGGTCGTAGATGACAATTTCACCAATCGCAAAATATTACTGCAACAATCGCAATCCTGGGGCATGAATCCCACGGCGGTTGCGTCTGCAAAAGAGGCATTACAGTTGCTCGCTTCGGGCGCAACTTTCGACCTCGCTATTCTCGATATGCATATGCCTGAAATGGATGGCGAGACGCTGGCTTGGGAAATTCGCAAGCAATTCAGTTCGCAGACATTTCCACTGGTCTTGCTGTCTTCCGGTTATTACCCGCGAAAGTCCGACAAAGCCGGTCACACACTGTTTTCCGCACTGTTAACCAAACCCATCAAACCTTCACAACTCTACGATATTTTAGTCGATACGCTTGCGAAACAATTTACCCGGACAGCGAAAGTCATCGAATCGCCAACCATTGATCGCACCCTGGGTGAAAGAATTCCGCTGCGCATTCTGCTTGCCGAAGATAATATGGTGAATCAAAAGGTTGCCATCCGCATGCTGGAAAGATTAGGCTATCGGGCGGATGCCGTCAGCACCGGCAAAGAGGTGATAGAAGCCTTGCGCCGCCAGCCCTATGATGTGGTGTTGATGGATGTGCATATGCCGGAGATGGATGGCTTGGAAGCCACCAAACAGATTCGCGAACAATGGATGAAAGAACAACAGCCCCGCATCATTGCTTTGACCGCCGATGCGATGGAAGATGATAAAGAGGTTTGTTTGCGCGCCGGGATGGACGATTACATCAATAAGCCCGTAAAAATTGACCAACTGCAAAATGCGCTTGAGCGGTGCGGACAATTCGCCACTCAAACGGCACCCTCAGGTTTGCGCGGCGAACAACCAAAGCTGTCCAGTCATCCGGCAGAAATTCATCCTTTGTAA
- the hemF gene encoding oxygen-dependent coproporphyrinogen oxidase: MENQQPLKERAQNFFSNLQDEICQALESLDGKAGFREDLWQREGGGGGRTRVLEQGAVFEKAGVNFSAVHGNFPEAFAATMPVGSGTQFFATGISLVLHPYNPFAPTVHANFRYLERGSGGWFGGGADLTPAYPYREDVIHFHQTLKAACDPFDATYYPRFKKWCDDYFTIKYRQEMRGVGGIFFDYLTPEQENRDREFLFAFQQAVGRAFLPAYLPIVERRKDEAYSERERHFQLIRRGRYVEFNLVYDRGTKFGLETGGRIESILMSLPAEARWVYDYQPEPASREAEALKYFQPHDWLTT; this comes from the coding sequence ATGGAAAATCAACAACCCCTTAAAGAACGCGCGCAAAATTTTTTCTCTAACTTGCAGGATGAAATTTGCCAGGCGCTTGAAAGTTTGGACGGCAAAGCCGGGTTTCGTGAAGACCTGTGGCAACGCGAAGGCGGCGGCGGTGGACGCACACGGGTACTGGAACAGGGCGCAGTATTTGAAAAAGCCGGAGTGAATTTTTCCGCCGTGCACGGCAATTTTCCCGAAGCCTTCGCGGCGACGATGCCGGTCGGCAGCGGGACGCAGTTTTTTGCCACCGGCATATCGTTGGTTTTGCATCCTTACAATCCATTCGCGCCGACGGTTCACGCAAACTTCCGTTACCTTGAACGAGGCTCTGGTGGCTGGTTTGGCGGCGGCGCGGATTTAACGCCCGCCTATCCTTACCGCGAAGACGTCATCCATTTTCACCAGACCTTGAAAGCTGCCTGCGACCCGTTTGACGCGACTTATTACCCGCGATTTAAAAAATGGTGCGACGATTATTTCACCATTAAATACCGTCAGGAGATGCGCGGCGTCGGCGGCATCTTTTTCGATTACCTGACGCCCGAACAGGAAAACCGCGACCGTGAATTTTTATTCGCCTTTCAACAAGCCGTGGGTCGCGCTTTTTTGCCCGCCTACTTGCCCATCGTCGAACGGCGCAAAGATGAAGCCTACAGCGAACGCGAACGCCACTTTCAACTGATTCGGCGCGGGCGTTATGTGGAGTTCAATCTGGTTTATGACCGGGGCACGAAATTCGGACTGGAGACCGGCGGGCGCATCGAATCGATTTTAATGTCGCTTCCGGCAGAAGCGCGCTGGGTTTACGATTACCAACCCGAACCCGCGAGCCGCGAAGCCGAAGCCTTAAAATATTTTCAACCGCACGATTGGCTGACCACCTGA
- a CDS encoding PQQ-dependent dehydrogenase, methanol/ethanol family, translated as MSVWIVGQNLDLQSVFAVTQKTRPVTAKSRKGANSEKRILAAEKGAGEEGNWLAHGRTFNEQRFSPLKQINDKNVKDLNLAWAFKLDVDRGTEATPIVVDGVMYTTGAYSFVYALDAKSGKLLWKYDPQVARDYAERACCDAVNRGVAVLEGKVYVATLDGYLVALDAATGKVAWKVDTVIDRSRKYTITGAPRIAHGKIFIGNGGAEFGVRGYVTAYDAKTGKQAWRFFTVPGDPKKSYESKTLEMAAKTWTGNKYWEYGGGGTVWDSMAYDPDLNLLYIGVGNGAPWNQHYRSPEGGDNLFLSSIVALNADTGEYVWHYQTTPGDKWDYTATQHLILADLNINGATRKVLMQAPKNGFFYVLDRATGKLISAEAYVKVTWATGIDKTTGRPILSDSADYVKQPQLTFPSPYGGHNWQPMAYSPQTGLVYIPAQEVPFVYVNDPNFKARKRGFNNGLGLIALGIPEDGFSVSAILASTSGKLSAWDPVKQKEVWKVDFDNPWNGGVLTTAGNLVFTGTADGRVVAYSADKGEALWQAAAQTGVIAPPMTYMVDGEQYLAISVGWGGALGLVGGDIARAAKTRSIARVLVFKVGGKATLPPLADEEPMPDIPAATASVEAVQKGRDLYHTYCVFCHGLAAVGGGAIRDLRYLSKSRHQSFVGIVQNGLATRGMPDYRDELSIEQIKWIQAYIIKRANDEKNRKTPSQGK; from the coding sequence ATGTCTGTCTGGATTGTTGGGCAAAACCTTGACCTGCAATCGGTGTTTGCGGTCACCCAAAAAACCAGACCCGTGACGGCGAAATCGCGCAAAGGGGCAAACAGCGAAAAACGCATTCTTGCCGCCGAAAAAGGCGCTGGCGAAGAGGGCAACTGGCTGGCGCACGGACGGACATTTAACGAACAACGTTTCAGCCCGCTCAAACAAATCAACGATAAAAATGTCAAAGACCTCAATCTCGCCTGGGCTTTTAAACTCGATGTTGACCGCGGCACGGAAGCCACACCGATTGTCGTTGACGGCGTGATGTACACCACCGGCGCGTATAGCTTCGTTTATGCGCTCGATGCCAAAAGCGGGAAACTGCTGTGGAAATACGACCCGCAAGTGGCGCGCGATTATGCCGAACGCGCTTGTTGTGATGCGGTCAATCGCGGCGTCGCGGTGCTCGAAGGTAAAGTTTATGTCGCAACCCTTGACGGTTACCTGGTCGCGCTTGATGCCGCAACCGGCAAAGTCGCTTGGAAAGTTGATACGGTGATTGACCGTTCGCGCAAATACACCATCACCGGCGCGCCACGCATCGCCCACGGCAAAATCTTTATCGGCAACGGCGGCGCGGAATTCGGCGTGCGCGGTTATGTGACGGCTTACGACGCGAAGACCGGAAAACAGGCTTGGCGATTTTTCACAGTGCCGGGCGACCCGAAAAAATCTTACGAATCGAAGACCCTGGAGATGGCTGCGAAAACCTGGACGGGCAACAAGTATTGGGAATATGGCGGCGGCGGCACGGTTTGGGATTCGATGGCTTATGACCCGGATTTGAATCTGCTCTACATAGGTGTTGGCAACGGCGCACCCTGGAATCAACATTATCGCAGCCCCGAAGGTGGCGATAATTTATTCCTTTCATCCATCGTCGCATTGAATGCAGATACCGGCGAATACGTCTGGCATTATCAAACCACGCCGGGCGACAAATGGGATTACACCGCAACTCAACACCTGATTCTTGCCGATTTGAATATCAATGGCGCGACTCGAAAAGTGTTGATGCAAGCGCCGAAAAACGGTTTCTTTTACGTGCTTGACCGCGCCACCGGCAAACTCATATCTGCCGAAGCGTATGTGAAAGTAACCTGGGCGACAGGCATTGATAAGACTACCGGTCGTCCGATTCTTTCAGATAGCGCCGATTATGTAAAGCAACCGCAACTGACGTTTCCGAGTCCTTACGGTGGGCACAACTGGCAACCGATGGCTTACAGCCCGCAGACCGGATTGGTTTACATCCCGGCGCAGGAAGTGCCGTTCGTTTATGTCAACGACCCGAATTTCAAAGCGCGCAAACGCGGTTTCAATAACGGGTTGGGATTGATTGCGCTGGGCATTCCCGAAGACGGTTTTTCGGTGAGCGCGATTTTAGCTTCGACCAGTGGCAAGCTTTCCGCCTGGGACCCTGTAAAACAGAAAGAGGTTTGGAAGGTTGATTTCGACAACCCCTGGAACGGCGGCGTGCTGACGACCGCCGGGAATCTCGTCTTCACCGGCACTGCTGATGGTCGCGTTGTCGCTTATTCGGCGGACAAGGGCGAAGCGTTGTGGCAAGCGGCGGCGCAAACCGGCGTGATTGCCCCGCCTATGACCTATATGGTTGATGGCGAACAATACCTGGCGATTTCCGTGGGATGGGGCGGGGCGTTGGGACTCGTAGGCGGCGACATAGCCAGAGCCGCGAAGACCCGTTCGATTGCGCGTGTGTTGGTGTTTAAGGTTGGCGGCAAAGCCACGCTTCCGCCGCTTGCCGATGAAGAGCCGATGCCCGATATTCCGGCGGCGACCGCTTCCGTAGAAGCGGTGCAAAAAGGGCGCGACCTCTATCACACCTATTGCGTTTTCTGTCACGGGCTTGCGGCAGTCGGCGGCGGCGCGATTCGCGATTTGCGTTATCTCAGCAAATCGCGTCATCAATCATTCGTCGGCATTGTGCAAAACGGTTTGGCGACGCGAGGCATGCCCGATTACCGGGATGAATTAAGCATCGAGCAAATCAAATGGATTCAGGCATACATCATCAAACGCGCCAATGATGAAAAAAATCGCAAAACCCCAAGTCAGGGCAAATGA
- a CDS encoding ferritin-like domain-containing protein — translation MSTRMYTLPVEQTQWQVETNGVETVFNWEYDEGRDRLLNLYEKGKTRQWNANERIDWSHEIDLENPLGFPDYFVSIYGSPTWNKLDDKGKAEVRHHLEAWRFSQFLHGEQGALICTAKIVQTVPDIDAKFYAATQVIDEARHVEVYSRFLREKIQLAYPINVHLKTLIEQGITDTRWDFTYLAMQVIIEGLALAAFGTIRDLATDPLGKAINAYVMEDEARHVAFGRLALRDYYPQLTEKERDEREEFAVEACYLMRDRFLGEEIWQRLGFDLQELMNFLENAEIMLQFRKRLFTRIVPTIKDIGLWGPRIKKAFVDMGIIEFAEVDVEKLSTEDENVAAELDRLRRDAYVNAVVGEGASQGD, via the coding sequence ATGAGTACAAGAATGTACACGCTCCCTGTCGAGCAGACGCAGTGGCAAGTTGAGACCAACGGTGTTGAAACGGTCTTCAACTGGGAATATGACGAAGGTCGTGACCGTTTGCTCAACCTTTACGAAAAAGGCAAAACCAGACAGTGGAATGCCAATGAACGAATCGATTGGTCGCACGAAATTGATTTGGAAAATCCGCTGGGATTTCCTGATTATTTCGTTTCGATTTATGGTTCGCCGACCTGGAACAAACTTGATGACAAAGGCAAAGCCGAAGTCCGTCATCATCTGGAAGCCTGGCGCTTCTCGCAATTCTTGCATGGCGAACAGGGCGCGTTGATTTGCACAGCAAAAATTGTGCAGACGGTTCCCGACATTGACGCGAAATTTTATGCGGCGACGCAAGTGATTGATGAAGCCCGTCACGTTGAAGTCTATTCGCGTTTCCTGCGCGAAAAAATTCAACTGGCGTATCCCATCAATGTGCATTTGAAAACCCTCATCGAACAAGGCATCACCGACACGCGCTGGGATTTCACTTATCTTGCCATGCAGGTCATCATCGAAGGCTTGGCGCTTGCCGCCTTCGGCACGATTCGCGACCTGGCAACCGACCCGCTCGGCAAAGCGATTAACGCTTACGTGATGGAAGACGAAGCGCGTCACGTCGCCTTCGGACGCCTGGCGCTCAGAGATTATTATCCGCAACTCACCGAAAAAGAACGCGACGAGCGCGAAGAGTTCGCTGTCGAAGCCTGTTATTTGATGCGCGATAGATTTTTGGGCGAAGAAATCTGGCAACGACTCGGATTTGATTTGCAAGAGTTGATGAACTTTTTGGAAAACGCCGAAATCATGTTGCAATTTCGCAAGCGTCTGTTTACGCGCATCGTGCCGACGATTAAAGACATTGGGCTTTGGGGACCGCGCATTAAAAAAGCCTTCGTCGATATGGGCATCATCGAGTTTGCCGAAGTCGATGTCGAAAAGCTCTCCACCGAAGATGAAAACGTCGCCGCCGAATTAGACCGTTTGCGCCGCGACGCTTATGTAAATGCTGTGGTTGGCGAAGGCGCTTCGCAAGGAGATTGA